Proteins encoded together in one Mugil cephalus isolate CIBA_MC_2020 chromosome 16, CIBA_Mcephalus_1.1, whole genome shotgun sequence window:
- the LOC125022291 gene encoding probable phosphatase phospho1 isoform X1: MPSTERDHSPKMTAPSNLTDAAPREQRFLVLFDFDETIISESSDDAVVRALPGKELPAWLTNSYREGYYTEHMQKVLAYMAEQGVSEDSIHSAVENIPPNAGLLNLFQYLQRHQQDFELVVVSDANMYFIETWLEHAGVRHLFRKIFTNPASFDVTGRLVLLPFHSHSCTRCPDNMCKQAILRKYLLDRQEERGGTPFQRVFYIGDGANDICPSLALGPQDTAFPRKGFPMHWLLTDMQKSQSAKFKAHIVPWVSGEDIVDSLKKIMEER, from the exons ATGCCCAGCACCG aGAGGGACCACTCACCAAAGATGACAGCTCCGTCAAACCTAACCGACGCTGCACCACGCGAGCAGCGGTTTCTGGTGTTGTTTGACTTTGACGAGACCATCATCTCTGAGAGCAGCGACGACGCCGTGGTGCGAGCACTGCCAGGCAAAGAGCTCCCTGCCTGGCTGACCAACAGCTACAGAGAGGGTTACTACACTGAGCACATGCAGAAGGTCTTGGCCTATATGGCGGAGCAGGGCGTGTCTGAAGACTCCATCCACTCGGCGGTGGAGAATATCCCGCCGAATGCCGGCCTCCTGAACCTCTTCCAGTATCTGCAGAGACACCAGCAGGACTTTGAGCTGGTGGTGGTCTCCGATGCCAACATGTATTTCATTGAAACGTGGCTGGAGCACGCCGGGGTGCGTCACCTCTTCAGGAAGATCTTCACCAACCCGGCGAGTTTTGACGTGACCGGCCGGCTCGTGCTGCTCCCTTTCCACTCGCACTCGTGCACCCGTTGTCCAGACAACATGTGCAAACAGGCGATCCTTCGAAAGTATTTGCTGGACCGGCAGGAGGAGCGTGGCGGCACTCCTTTCCAGAGGGTGTTCTACATCGGAGATGGGGCCAATGACATCTGCCCCTCTCTGGCTCTGGGGCCCCAGGACACCGCCTTCCCCAGGAAGGGCTTCCCCATGCACTGGCTGCTGACAGATATGCAGAAGTCCCAGTCCGCCAAGTTCAAAGCGCACATAGTTCCATGGGTCAGTGGTGAGGACATAGTGGATTCCTTGAAGAAAATAATGGAGGAAAGATGA
- the LOC125022291 gene encoding probable phosphatase phospho1 isoform X2: protein MTFRERDHSPKMTAPSNLTDAAPREQRFLVLFDFDETIISESSDDAVVRALPGKELPAWLTNSYREGYYTEHMQKVLAYMAEQGVSEDSIHSAVENIPPNAGLLNLFQYLQRHQQDFELVVVSDANMYFIETWLEHAGVRHLFRKIFTNPASFDVTGRLVLLPFHSHSCTRCPDNMCKQAILRKYLLDRQEERGGTPFQRVFYIGDGANDICPSLALGPQDTAFPRKGFPMHWLLTDMQKSQSAKFKAHIVPWVSGEDIVDSLKKIMEER, encoded by the exons ATGACTTTCAGAG aGAGGGACCACTCACCAAAGATGACAGCTCCGTCAAACCTAACCGACGCTGCACCACGCGAGCAGCGGTTTCTGGTGTTGTTTGACTTTGACGAGACCATCATCTCTGAGAGCAGCGACGACGCCGTGGTGCGAGCACTGCCAGGCAAAGAGCTCCCTGCCTGGCTGACCAACAGCTACAGAGAGGGTTACTACACTGAGCACATGCAGAAGGTCTTGGCCTATATGGCGGAGCAGGGCGTGTCTGAAGACTCCATCCACTCGGCGGTGGAGAATATCCCGCCGAATGCCGGCCTCCTGAACCTCTTCCAGTATCTGCAGAGACACCAGCAGGACTTTGAGCTGGTGGTGGTCTCCGATGCCAACATGTATTTCATTGAAACGTGGCTGGAGCACGCCGGGGTGCGTCACCTCTTCAGGAAGATCTTCACCAACCCGGCGAGTTTTGACGTGACCGGCCGGCTCGTGCTGCTCCCTTTCCACTCGCACTCGTGCACCCGTTGTCCAGACAACATGTGCAAACAGGCGATCCTTCGAAAGTATTTGCTGGACCGGCAGGAGGAGCGTGGCGGCACTCCTTTCCAGAGGGTGTTCTACATCGGAGATGGGGCCAATGACATCTGCCCCTCTCTGGCTCTGGGGCCCCAGGACACCGCCTTCCCCAGGAAGGGCTTCCCCATGCACTGGCTGCTGACAGATATGCAGAAGTCCCAGTCCGCCAAGTTCAAAGCGCACATAGTTCCATGGGTCAGTGGTGAGGACATAGTGGATTCCTTGAAGAAAATAATGGAGGAAAGATGA
- the LOC125022291 gene encoding probable phosphatase phospho1 isoform X3, which yields MTAPSNLTDAAPREQRFLVLFDFDETIISESSDDAVVRALPGKELPAWLTNSYREGYYTEHMQKVLAYMAEQGVSEDSIHSAVENIPPNAGLLNLFQYLQRHQQDFELVVVSDANMYFIETWLEHAGVRHLFRKIFTNPASFDVTGRLVLLPFHSHSCTRCPDNMCKQAILRKYLLDRQEERGGTPFQRVFYIGDGANDICPSLALGPQDTAFPRKGFPMHWLLTDMQKSQSAKFKAHIVPWVSGEDIVDSLKKIMEER from the coding sequence ATGACAGCTCCGTCAAACCTAACCGACGCTGCACCACGCGAGCAGCGGTTTCTGGTGTTGTTTGACTTTGACGAGACCATCATCTCTGAGAGCAGCGACGACGCCGTGGTGCGAGCACTGCCAGGCAAAGAGCTCCCTGCCTGGCTGACCAACAGCTACAGAGAGGGTTACTACACTGAGCACATGCAGAAGGTCTTGGCCTATATGGCGGAGCAGGGCGTGTCTGAAGACTCCATCCACTCGGCGGTGGAGAATATCCCGCCGAATGCCGGCCTCCTGAACCTCTTCCAGTATCTGCAGAGACACCAGCAGGACTTTGAGCTGGTGGTGGTCTCCGATGCCAACATGTATTTCATTGAAACGTGGCTGGAGCACGCCGGGGTGCGTCACCTCTTCAGGAAGATCTTCACCAACCCGGCGAGTTTTGACGTGACCGGCCGGCTCGTGCTGCTCCCTTTCCACTCGCACTCGTGCACCCGTTGTCCAGACAACATGTGCAAACAGGCGATCCTTCGAAAGTATTTGCTGGACCGGCAGGAGGAGCGTGGCGGCACTCCTTTCCAGAGGGTGTTCTACATCGGAGATGGGGCCAATGACATCTGCCCCTCTCTGGCTCTGGGGCCCCAGGACACCGCCTTCCCCAGGAAGGGCTTCCCCATGCACTGGCTGCTGACAGATATGCAGAAGTCCCAGTCCGCCAAGTTCAAAGCGCACATAGTTCCATGGGTCAGTGGTGAGGACATAGTGGATTCCTTGAAGAAAATAATGGAGGAAAGATGA
- the LOC125022097 gene encoding gap junction gamma-1 protein-like gives MSWSFLTRLLEEIHNHSTFVGKIWLTVLIVFRIVLTAVGGESIYYDEQSKFVCNTGQPGCENVCYDAFAPLSHVRFWVFQIILVATPSLMYLGYAANKIARAEEERADSGFSRRKRKKHYHAGRKQHRAVEEAEDDNEEDPMIYEMAEMESDGGGAAKGGGGDGQAKVKARHDGRRRIKEDGLMRIYVLQLLSRSVLEVAFLFGQYALYGFAVPATYICSDPPCPHSVDCFVSRPTEKTIFLLIMYTVSLLCLALNIWEMLHLGIGTICEIIRSRRVQLPDDELYGLTRGRGALSDAVLSAEEYSNYAFSWNAPSAPPGYNIAIKPALVSAGNHNQPLPVTDLTNTKMACQQNHVNIVQEERQQYDDEQRSRAGMGNAPRGVLKDAGQPQNKPEADGQAYSQLQGHGNNHSKAQRERKHRPASRHASSKADGDRGSSGTSSSGKYGVIKGSEWI, from the coding sequence ATGAGTTGGAGTTTCCTGACTCGGCTGCTGGAAGAAATCCACAATCACTCCACGTTCGTGGGCAAGATCTGGCTGACGGTGCTCATTGTCTTCCGCATCGTGCTGACGGCCGTGGGCGGCGAGTCCATCTACTACGATGAGCAGAGCAAGTTCGTGTGCAACACGGGCCAGCCGGGCTGCGAGAACGTCTGCTACGACGCCTTCGCGCCGCTCTCGCACGTCCGCTTCTGGGTCTTCCAGATCATCCTGGTGGCCACGCCTTCGCTCATGTACCTGGGCTACGCCGCCAACAAGATCGCCCGGGCGGAGGAGGAGCGTGCAGACAGCGGGTTTTCGCGAAGGAAGCGCAAGAAGCACTATCACGCGGGGAGGAAGCAGCACAGGGCCGTCGAGGAGGCGGAGGACGACAACGAGGAAGACCCGATGATCTACGAGATGGCGGAGATGGAGAGCGACGGTGGCGGAGCGGCGAAAGGAGGCGGCGGCGACGGACAGGCGAAAGTCAAGGCTCGCCACGACGGGCGCAGGCGCATCAAGGAGGACGGGCTGATGCGTATCTacgtcctccagctcctgtccCGCTCCGTGCTGGAGGTGGCGTTCTTATTCGGGCAGTACGCTCTGTACGGCTTCGCCGTCCCCGCCACCTACATCTGCTCGGACCCTCCCTGCCCTCACAGCGTGGATTGTTTCGTGTCACGGCCGACGGAGAAAaccatcttcctcctcatcatgtACACCGTCTCCCTGCTCTGCCTGGCACTCAACATATGGGAGATGCTCCACCTGGGCATCGGCACCATCTGCGAAATCATACGCTCCCGCCGGGTGCAGCTCCCCGACGATGAGCTGTACGGTTTGACGAGAGGACGAGGAGCTCTGAGCGATGCGGTGCTGAGCGCGGAGGAGTACAGCAACTACGCCTTCTCCTGGAACGCCCCATCAGCCCCGCCGGGGTACAACATCGCGATCAAGCCCGCTCTGGTGTCTGCGGGGAACCACAACCAACCGCTGCCCGTCACGGACCTCACCAACACCAAGATGGCGTGTCAGCAGAACCACGTGAACATCGTCCAAGAGGAGCGGCAGCAGTACGACGACGAGCAGCGGAGCAGAGCCGGGATGGGGAACGCCCCCAGGGGGGTTCTTAAGGACGCGGGTCAGCCTCAGAACAAGCCGGAGGCCGACGGTCAGGCCTACAGCCAGCTGCAGGGCCACGGTAACAACCACAGCAAAGCGCAACGCGAACGCAAACACCGGCCCGCCTCCAGACACGCCTCCAGCAAGGCGGACGGGGACAGGGGCAGCAGCGGCACGAGCAGCAGCGGCAAATACGGAGTGATAAAGGGTTCGGAGTGGATATGA